The nucleotide window CGCCGATGCCGAACGGTACATCCGGCACGAGGCGAGGTGCGTGGCGTCGCAGATGTCGGTCCCGAACCCGGCTTTGCGGTAGGCGCGGGGCAGGGTCAGCCCGTCGTGGAAGGACGATCGCACCGCCCCGTGCCCGCCGACCGTTTCATACGCGGCGCGCGCGGTCATGAACCACTGCCCGCACCCGGCACCGAACGCGGCACGCGGCGAGCGGCGCATGCCCCACAGTGGGAGAAAAGACAGCAGCAGCCAGTTGATGAGCGGGATGAGCAGGCGCTCCAGGAGCGTTCCGGTCTCTTGGTGCGGGAACCCACTCACCAGGGCGCACTTGCTTTCGCGGAGAAACCGCGCCATCCGCGCCAGCGCGTCCGGGCGGAGACGCACGTCCGCGTCGAGGAACGTGAGAATGTCGTACCGGGCTAGTTTCGACAGCGCGAAGCACGCATGTTGCTTTCCGGCCCATCCGTCCGGTAGCGGCGGCGCCGACTGGACCCGCACCCGCGGGTCCGCAGCCGCCAGCGTCCGGACGATGTCCGCCGTGCGGTCGGTGCTGGCGTCGTCGAGGACGATGACCTCCAACTCCACGTGCTGGGACGCGAGCACCGACCGCACGCACGCCTCAATGCCGAGTTCTTCGTTCCGCGCCGGGATGAGGACCGAGATGACGGGTTGCTCCGCCGCGGCCGCGTCGCCACCACAGTGCAGGGCGGGGGGCTCCCGGAATAGAACTGAATTCCACAGATAGAGCAGGGCGGGGGCCGCTGCGCAAAGCAGCGCTCCCAATGCCAAGCCGACGAGTGTCACAGCCGACGCTCTCCCGTTACGACTTCGTGTGAGGGATCAAACGGCCGCCCTCGGACCCAGGCTTTCAGCCGGTGCCAGGAGTCGTACACGCCGCCGACACCGGTGCGGCCGGCGAGCAGGTCCGTGAACGCCTCCGGATCACGCCTCACGGCCTCGGCACTGAGCGCGTCGAGGTTTCGTGTGAGCGCG belongs to Gemmata obscuriglobus and includes:
- a CDS encoding glycosyltransferase family 2 protein encodes the protein MTLVGLALGALLCAAAPALLYLWNSVLFREPPALHCGGDAAAAEQPVISVLIPARNEELGIEACVRSVLASQHVELEVIVLDDASTDRTADIVRTLAAADPRVRVQSAPPLPDGWAGKQHACFALSKLARYDILTFLDADVRLRPDALARMARFLRESKCALVSGFPHQETGTLLERLLIPLINWLLLSFLPLWGMRRSPRAAFGAGCGQWFMTARAAYETVGGHGAVRSSFHDGLTLPRAYRKAGFGTDICDATHLASCRMYRSASAVWFGLAKNAREGMAATGQIGFWTVTLFCGQVLPALMLVLALSGFTFEADPHEQMVERAVRPFALSVLGSAIVMSLSKRCHAAVHFRQSWVGVLLHPVAILLLLAVQWYAVLRWVIGKPVGWKGRALPAAAKL